Below is a window of Quercus robur chromosome 6, dhQueRobu3.1, whole genome shotgun sequence DNA.
GGTACTTGGTGAATCTGTGATATATATATCAGAAGATATACGTTTTTTCATGGGTACATACATAATACCAAATGTACTTTGCCAAAATCATTATTCCTACTTATACATACTTTTAAGCttggttgttttgtttccaATAACCTAACTTTCCAAAATGAGACTgcaaaaaagggggaaaattttGTCACACACTCTGTTTTCATATTTCTGAATAATTAATGTCGTTTAGATAATTTAAATCTTGGAAAAAATTACCCTTGTTGAATTTTGAATAGTAATTGAGTTTATTTGGTTCCTTGCATTGCAGATAGTAAGAGGTTGTGGGGGGTTTCCATTGGTCCTTAAAATGATTGGTGGCTCACTGTGTGGGCAACATGCAGTTGTATGGCACAGTAGACTTTTGAAATGGTCTgatggtcatttttttttcaattctgaTACTGAGTTGCTTCCTCATCTTCAAAAAAGCCTAGAATTTCCAGATGACAAGATCATTATCAAAGAGTGCTTCATGGACCTTGGTTCATTTTATGCAGAGCAAAGGATCTCTGCTGCTATACTTATTGATATGTGGGAAGAATTATATGAACTAGATGAAGATGGCATCCACGCAATTGCCAATTTGCAAGAACTCACCGTTCGAAATCTGGCTAACCTTGAGATGACAAGGTACGCTAGCTATTTAtgaccctttatggcttaaTTAACTTTTGATGgcaattaataatttgttattataGTTTATTTGACCTGTCCGCGCTAAATTTGGactttttatttcattgatGTGAAATGTGATTACAACAAAGAgctggaaagaaagaaagaaacttatACCAAACTAGAAACAATAAGAGATGTCAATTACTCTACCcaggaaaagagagagattttaacttttgttagtCTATAACTTCCTGTaattatattcttaattttgttggatatatgtgtgtgtgtgtgtgtgtgtgaaaaatgaatttttttttaaaaatatttttctaagcTTCTAATTTGCCCATTCACCAGGAAAGATGCAAGTGAGGTCAGGAGCTATTACAATGAAGACTTTGTCACACAACATAATATTCTTAGAGAGCTTGCTCTGCATCAAAGTAGCCAGGAGCCTATAGGACAAAGGAAAAGACTGATTATGAACATAAGTGGAACCAATCTACCAAAGTGGTGGATGGAGCAGAAACAACAACCCATCAATGCACGCTTATTATCCATCTCAACTGGTAGGcacattttctctctcccaaatacacacacatacacattatGTAACCTACATAATATTGAGTGCTGATCACATCATATTTAATCAGAGgtagaggggggggggggggggcataaGCCCCTTGACTTTTGAAAAATCCATCCTCCCTcttatatttttggtaaaaaaatccatctttagatataaattaaataatgcctccccccccccccccccccccgggggATTTTTACTAAAGACATGTAACACATTTATTTAGATGACAAATACATCATTTTTGTTTCCTCTAATTACTCTTATACCATGAATAACTCATTAATTTAAAGTGTATTTAAtgtatttcataaaaatagaaaaagttcaTATATTATTAATGCTCTATACTCTTATACCATAATAGTATATCCtagaaatatataagtaaatctttttaataaaaacattctttatttttataatttttcattcagaaaattagagatatgattttttattatttttttttttccttttagaagAAACAATAAATGTTGATTTCATGGTTAGGAGTTAAaaatcttttagtttttattaatgTTATACTTTGTTATATGTAAGAAAATAGCATttgttaaataatattacaaacaTATTTTGTGTGTGTAGGTTTTtctttggatttattttatatttagctTAGCCTCCCTGAAGAATTTTTTGGTgtatacaatttattttttgcagatgaatCATTCTTGGGGAGTTGGTGCAACATTCAAGCACCTAAAGTTGAGGTTTTAGttctaaattttcaaacaaagaaTTACACCTTACCTGAATTTGTGGAGAAAGCAAATGAACTCAAGGTTTTGATAGTCAGTAATTGTGGTTTCTTTcatgctaaaataaaaaattttcaactgCTTTGGTCTCTACCCAATTTAAAGAGAATTAGGTTGGAGAAGATTTCAATTTCTTCCCTTTGTAAGACCCTTGTACCATTGAAGAgtttaagaaaaatatcattatttATGTGCAATATTGGTGATGCTTTTGAGAATTGTACTATCCAAGGTTCATATGCATTGCCAAATCTAAAAGAGATAAACATTGACTATTGCAATGATCTAATAGAACTACCTGTTGGGTTGTGTGACATTGTCCACCTAAAAAGACTCTGCATCACCAACTGTCATAAGTTGTCTATATTGCCTAAAGGTATTGGAAAGCTGGTGAATTTAGAAGTGCTAAGGATTAGGTCTTGTACTGATTTGTCAGAGTTGCCAGAGTCAATTAGAAGCCTCCATAAGTTAAGCATTCTTGACATATCCGATTGCCTAAGTATTAGCAAGTTGCCAAAATACATTGGTGAGTTGTGTAATTTAAAAGTGCTTAACATGAAAGGGTGCTTGAGATTATGTAATCCATTGCCGGAATCAACAATAGATCTTAAGCAATTAATGATTGTGGTATGTGACGAAGAAAGGGCCAAGCTATGGGAGCCTATCAAGGACGTCCTCACCAAGCTTAACATTGAGGTGGCTAAGAAAGATATCAACTTGAATTGGCTTCTCAAGTAGCACTTTGAGAACCTTCTGTCGCGGCTGTGGAGGTTAGCAACAAGATGAGCAGTGCAGTTTACCATTGAAACGAGCTTTCACTTGTCCTCTTTCAAAGGTAATTCAGAGATTGTTATCAACTCTCTTAGGCGTGGAGACGTGTTTCACTCTTCTGTTGGTCATATTTTTAAAGACACGCTGTCTTATGTTAGCTCTTTACAAAGTTATAccctgaaaattttgaatacgTCCTAAGCTTCTAATTTTTCCCATTCACCAGAAAAGATGCAAGTAAGGTGCACAAATATTGCAATGATGACTTTGTCACACAACATGATGTTCTTAGAGAGCTTGCTTTGCATCAGAGCAGCCAGGAGCTTATAGGACAGAGACAAAGACTGATTATGAACATAAGTGAAAACGATCTACCAAGGTGGTGGAGAGAAGTTTTGTTGCTGTTGTTCTTGATCCAAGGTATAGATTGAAGTATGTAAAGTTTTGGTTTAGAGAGTGGTATGGAAAGGACAAGGGGGATGCGATAAGCTCTAAGGTTCGGGATGCATTGAAGAGATTGTATGTGGAGAGAGTGGGTCAAAATGGAGTTTTGAGTTCTAGTGGTAGTGGTGCTTCATTGTCTAGGGACTCCAGGCCAAGTGTTGGTAATGCTTCATTGTCTGATCGCATTAAAAGTTATGATAATAGGTTTAAGTAATACTTGGCGGACGAGGACAGTGTGGAAAACAAATCTGAGTTGGATAGGTATTTGTTGGAATCTTTTAAGGACCTTGATGTGGAAGATTTTGACATCTTGATGTGGTGGAAAATGAATTATTCTAGATATCGAGTCATTTCCTAAATTGCCCGTGATATGTTAGTTATTCCTGTCTCTACAGTTGCATCTGAGTCTGCTTTTAGTATGGGGGGACGTATTTTGGATTCATTCCGTAGTTCACTATCTCTTAATACAGTTGAAGCCCTTATTTGTACCCAAAATTGGTTGAAGGATGCAAAGAGAAAAAGACCACTAAAGCTTCGAGAGTGCATGGATAATGTGGAGGATATGGATGGTTTTGAGATTGACaatggtaaaaatatatatataggttcaTTGTGTTTGTTGTATAtatcaattgtttatttatttgctcaatgcttatgagttattttattttgaatgggATAGTAGAAATTGCATTGGTTTGCCCAATGCTTATGGAGGAGGATCCAAGCACCGTTGTGTTGGATGATGATGAGTGATGTGCTACTCTTTGTTTGAAGTTAGTTAGTAGTTAGTATTATGTAAGTATACTTGCTATTATCATTCATTTgtgttaattataaatattttattgtttataaacgttttattgttattaacacgtgtttattttgtgttgtttagtATTTTGTAGGAGTTCTAGAATGATGCATAGTGCAGACTTACTGGACAAAGGACTTACAAGAATTATCATTCTTTTGCCTATATGCTAATTAtatttgtacatgttattggtAGTGGACTTTTCACTAATGGTAGTTATTTAGGTATTCATGGGTGAGATTATCATTGAGGATACAAGCAATTAGCATTTTTTTGCCTAAATgctaatttaatttgtatatctTTCTTTTGGCATTTGTGGATAGTGACAAATGGTTCTGTAATATGTTATTAAGTGGATACATTAACGCTTATTATTATTGATACTGACACACACAGTGACACTAATGATATTATTATATGCTACATGATAGTATTTTGGGAGTTGAACTCTTATCGAggcaatttcaaaatatttttgcatggtgaatgaaatgaaaaaatttggaTAGTTTGGATCATTACTATTTGggtgaacaaattttttttatgtgaacagatttttttatgttgaacaaattttttttatgtgaacagattttttttatgggaacaGATTTGTTGAAcagttttttttatgtgaacaaATTTGTTGAacagttttctttttatgttgaaTAGATTTTATGTGAACAGATTTTTTGCTCAAGTTTTGCACAGATGGcttgctaaataaaaaaattgtttgtattTACTTGAAATCTTGAAtaagttgatatattgataTTGGGCTTGAaagcccaatttttttattattaaaaaaaaatagtttttttttttaatatttcaaactGACCAAATCGACATCAAAAAACGGCACCACTATTGATTGGAAAACCGACCTTAGGTGGTGTGCATCGGTTCCAATTATGAAAAAATCGATCTCTATCGGTTCGGtaataaatttggaaaaaaaccACCCCTACCGAATCGCACACATCCCTAGAGAGAACAGAAACATCAACTCATTAATGCTCGCCTATTATCTACTTCAATTGGTATGCACATTTTCTCTCTAACAAagacacatacacatacactatgtaaacaacaaaaaattgattgcTTGTCACATTGTATACAATTCTTTTTGCAGATGAATCATTCTCTTGGAGTTGGTGCAACATTCAAGCTCCCAAAGTTGAGGTTTTTGTTCTGAATTTTTAGACAAAGAATTACACCTTACTTGAGTTTGTGGATAAAGTGGATGAGCTCAAGGTTCTGATAGTCACTAATTATGGTTTCTTTCATGCTGAGCTAAGCAattttagttttgtcatttttggtcAAATTTACTATTTTGCTACCTGATTTCATGATTAGTGTAAATTAGGGTTATGTGGGTGTTTTACTAGCAaccttaggttttttattttattttatttatttatttatttttactatttaaacataTTATAGCCTCTAAGAGCATTTACATCAATATCCTCAATCTATTATccaaatttatccaaaaaaaatctattttctcCCTCAAATCACTATCTCTCTTTTCCAgaactaaaagaaagaaaggaaaaagagagggaaaaaaaaaccctaagctAAACAGCCACCTACATTTCCAGTGCACTTTCTAAGTTCATATCCCCCTTGCCAAGATCATCTGGATCATGGAATTTGGTCTAGAAAAGGGGAATTTGCTTGTCAATGACTACAATATGCTCATTGTACAATAAAAAATACACATCAAGGATTAGTATAAGATTGGAGAATTGATATTAGCTAGACAAATCTAACATGACATGTATTTGCAAATATTATTTCAGCAAACGATTTCatatttacaaaaacaaattgaccttTGGTGCTTGGCTGCTTGCTGATGCCAATTTAAGGGAGAATATGGTATTGGCTGTTGGTGGTGACCCAACACATGTAAGTAATGGGACCCCATTTGGCCTTGCGTCAATTTAGATCTCGTTCAAAGATACAATATTGAGTCACCTGGCCTTAAATATgtacaactttatttaaatgGAATTATGGTGAACCATATGGATTTAGAAATTCatatgatttctttttattttttatttacaaattatttGGAATTTGTAACAATTCACTCTTCGTCCTATGTATATCAAATGTGCAAtataaattaattcattttgttATCTTCTATAAAGTTCCATATCACCGTATTTGGTCATTTAGTGTTCTTCCATTGTTAAACTATTTGTAATAATGATTCTGTTACAAAGGAAATGTGCAGCCATAAAAATAActtcatatatattattttgaaacatGAAGTCATGTTATGTGACACTTTATTGAAGCAATTTTGCATTTAACCTTCAATCTCATCTTTGCATGTAACTTTGAATAATTGGCCTTCAGCACCTAAAGCACGTAACTTTGAGGTATTCGATTGAGAAAGAGCTTGAAAATTATTACAACCAAAATCGAATTTTGTgctgttttgttttcttatgaAAATGCACCTCGTAGTCATTGAAGTGTATTTCCAAATTAAGAGGCTTCATATCAATTtagcacccaaaaaaagaaaaaaaagaaaaaggatatgTGCATGCAACTTAAAATTCTTGCTTTGACAAACTATTTGCTTCaactaatttctaatttttataacaattatgCTATAGTCTAAATTCTTTATCACCTGAATTTGTACTATTTTAATTCAACCAAAACCTTTATGTTATTGCAAcaataatttgttttattacTCTATTATATGGTCAACATTTTCCAAAAGCTTCTTGCATAGAAGCTTACAGCATTATCCACGCATCGCGCGGGTAGTCTGCTAGTTATTCTTAATGGCATTGAAAGGTTACTGAAGTGTGCTGCCATTGGGCCCTATTTTTCAAATATGATTCTCTTTGAAGCTAGTGATCCCACCCAAGCGTTGTACCCcgaagcaaaagaaaaaaacatctAATTATAGGGTCAACAAGTGAACTGGGCTTCTCAGATTCAGTTGGTTTTTGTGATGCTTTCTCTGTCACTCACCATGATGCGAGGAAGGTGTTAGAATAGTTGAATGCTTTGCTAATGAAGACATCATGCAGCTGCAGAGGCCCGGAATGATGTACAATTATACTTGGTCATTCTTTTGGCATATTCCATGggttatttcaatttttatatttgtaacTAGTTTCCATGAATTCTACAACCACCAAGTAGGGAAGCCCAAAAGATCTTATCAGGTTTCATGGGCATTTGGTTAATAATATTCTCAGTGGTACAAGCAGAATGATCTGTTATATATACGTGTTAATCCACCCTTTTCCTTTATCAAAGTACTTTATCAAATTAATCAATCATGGGAAGTCCATGAAACTAAATCTGGTCGAGGCATTCCTTTAAATGCCCTTTTAGCATTCTGAATATTCACACACTTTGAATACATATGAGCAAGAACACTTGCTGCAAATGATAGGAAATCAAACCCTATCCTTGTCATGTAGCCATGAACTTGCTTGCCCAGGTCCTATGCAACATGATCAGCACAAGCATTTAAAAACTCAGCAAACATGAAACCATCAGTCCTAATCACCAATCTCGTCAACACCGAGAACAAAGAAAATCCCTCTTCCATAGTCCAATCCTCCAAGATCTATCAATCACCGCTGTCCAAGATACATCATCCCTATCCACCATCTTGTCAAAATTTTGCCTAGCCTCCTCTATACTCCCGCATTTCCCATACGGGTCTGATAAACACTCCAAATCGCCTCATCTAAATCCAATCCATTCCACATTATATATCCATGAATCTGAAGCAGGAAGAGCACTGGATATAGTGAACTTACTCGATTTTGAATTCCAATGTATTAACCTCATTCTATGAAATTCCAACGCCTCTTTAGGCCAGTCATGGTGAACGTAACGCGACATCATTGCCGCCCGTGAAATGTTATCTCTTTGCAGCATTCCTTCAACCAACCTTGTAGCCTCTTAAAGCTTCCCCCCACATTTGCATAGCCCAATATCATGGTGTTCCAAGAACAAATCCTTGTTCACCCATTTCATCAAACATGTTCTAGGCATCCACAATACCGTCACAATTAACATAGATATCAGGGAAACGATTATCATGTATGAGGTCCGACTTCCGAGTATATTGAAGCAGAGGGTGGTCGGTGAATTTACTTAGGCTACCgattgtacccaaaaaaaaaaaaaaaaaaaagaaagaaggaaaacgaGCAAAAATTGAAACTGGGTTTTGAGAAAAAGAGTGGCCCAACCAAACACTATACCCACTTTCACGTCCACGGGGATAGccaaatcttttttcttcttcttctttattttgggcCCAGCCCATTTTTGGCAATTCGCTATTCActgatgaagaaaaaagaaacaatgtGGTCTGTGGgtatgttttgtatgcaatGCAAATAATGAGCTTCCACGTGCAGTCAACTCAACGGTGTCAGTCAGTCAATCTGCGATGAGTAgtttactttatatattttgtattttttgttccGTTTACTTATTATCAGCACAAAGAAACTGGGAAGAAATTGAAGGGTTTGAGATCTCAACTGGTTTCCATCTTTGTAGTTATTCTTGTATCAGATTTGCTGCTAGTTTAGTTTACTTGTACTGTTTTTCACTGTTTCATTTGTTTGGATAAAATTCTCATTCATCAtcctaaagaaaaaagaagaagaagaagaagaagcagcagcagcaaAGTTATGCCTCTGAGCATTGCAGGGCCTCTTCTTGGAGTAGGATTTGGACAGGTCTTAACGTCGTTACGTGAAACAGTTAAGGATGTGGTAAGAAATGCCCGTCAATTCAAACGCATTCTTAAATGCCTCGATTCCATGTTAGATCTTTTGGCACAAGCGGTCGAAGATATAGAACTATCAAACCAACAACGTGGTCGCGCAGTAGAGAATACACAGAGCTTGATTGAAGAAATGACGAAAGGTAGGGAGCTGGTTCGCAAGTGCTTGCAAATCCCGTGGTGGAACTTGGTTCTAATAGTCAAGTACTCAAGCAAGCTTTCTAAGTTGGAATAAGACATTTTGAGGTTCTGTCAGGTTGATTTGCAATTACATGGTGCAAGGACTTTGTTGGAGACTAGAGAAATTGTGAGTGGTATTCGGGAGAGTATGGATTCGACCAGGTCCATGGAGACACCAAAGGTGTCATGTGCGGTTTCTGAACCCCCGGTTTTTACAGTTGGGTTTGATATGCCAATGAAGGATTTGAAGACGCTGCTGTCGAAGGAGGAGGTGCAGTTGCTTCTATTGACTGCTCTTGGACGACGTGGGAAGACCACATTGGTCCAAATGCTTTGTCAGGATGACCAAATTAGAGGCGCTTCCATCTCTTTTGTTTGTCACTGTGTAATTTTACTTTATAATTGGCAAATGCATGTTTTAGGAACACTGCAAAAAAACTGGACAATTGCGGCGGGCCAAAACCACCGCTTAAGGACCATTTGGCCTATTGCAGCAATTCCTCTCGCCAGCCTTGCACTGCCGCAATAGTTCTATTGCGGCGGTAAACAAAAAACGCTGCAATAGATCGACCATTTAGCGGCGCTTTTGGCCTATTGTGGCAGGTAGTAAAACACCGCCGTATGAGGATACCATTCGGGTCAATTGACCTTTTAGTAGCGGGCTAAACCCGCCGCTATATGTGACAACCTTTAGTGGCGGGCAGTAAGCGCCGCTATAGGGTTTGCTATATGTGTGAGGCTTTAGCAGCGGGccaaaaacgccgctataggcctccaattatttcataattttagtCCATTAGCGGCGGTTTTTGCTCACCactatagataaaaaaaaaattttccctccTGGGTTCTAAAACCACATTTCTATTATAAATAACCTGTAAcaaatttagctccactaagACAATACCATAAATGTAACTAGATAACACCACAAATGTCTCCAAACTAACATTAtattaacatagaaatatattatcaaatacataacTTTGTCTATAACCATcatcataaaattaacaaaagaaagatgTGGTCCTTTGTACActtgcaaaatatttttcaacacTTGCAAAAAATGAGTTTAGAGTTCAAATGTGATTCTTTGTACACAAAATGCCCTCAACATAAAATTTATGAACTACCTGGTTGATGGGATGCGGCTGATGATTTTTAGAGGATAGGGATTGTCGGAGAGCTGGGGATTGTAGGATCGGAGGAACGAcctacatacaaaaaaaaaaaaaaggaataattaGGACACAACATTGAAACCAATGCAATCAAAGtgattacataaaaaataaaataaaaaccaagacAAAGAACTAGACCTGCACAAACAGTACTACAAAAGTATCAAATACAAGTGTCATGACAATGAAATGTGATAGAGCAAGTCCTTCAAATAAAAGTGAAAGAACCCAGACATGTGCAAGTGCAGTGCAGTGCAGTGTAGCCAAGAACTTGATGCCATCAACAGTTACAACCCTCTCAGTtacaataataaaagaatagTAAATGGTTTTCAAGTCAAATGACATTTTCCATTGCTTCCAACTGATGAGCAAGTGCAGTGCTTCCTTTTtaagttatgaaattttttgaggTCTTCTATGTATTGTGGATATACGTAAGCAGATTGTGCAGGAGCTGAAAATAAATCAAGCATCTCAATGTTCAAATGTTGTAGTTTGCTATCATTCTTTCTATCATAATGGAGCTATTCCCTTGTGTTAGATTACATGGATCGTGGATCCCTAGCAGATGTGATCAAACAAGTTAAAACGGTTCTTGAACCATATCTTGCTGTTGTCTGCAAGCAGGTCTATGAGCTAATTTCCTCTTGCTTTAAGACTAAGTTAAGATTGATAAGTCTGCAACATTTGAAGAAAGTCTTGTCATATGACTAAAGATCTACATTTATAATCCAGGTTTTACTAGGTCTTGTGTACCTGCACCATGAAAGACATGTAATACATAGGGACATCAAACCATCCAATTTGCTAGTAAACCACAAAGGGGAGGTGAAGATTACTGATTTTGGTGTGAGTGCAGTGCTAGCTAGCTCTATGGGTCAAAGGGATACATTTGTGGGAACCTATAACTACATGTCGGTAGGTGGAGTTTCTTACCTTCTATAACACCTTAATTCATTgctccaattttattttatttattatgatgcAAGCTCTTTTTTTACTGTTTAAAGCATATTGCTTTCTCATTTAAATCCCACATAAAGCATATTCTGGTGGGAtgattatcccaaaaaaaaaaaaaaattttgaagttttttctaATGCTTTTAATTTGTGTTTTAGCCAGAGAGAATCAGTGGGAGCACTTATGATTATAGCAGTGATATTTGGAGTTTGGGCATGGTAGTACTTGAGTGTGCAATAGGAAGGTTTCCTTACATGCAATCTGAAGATTAGCAAAGTAGGCCAAGCTTTTATGAGCTTTTGGAGGCAATTGTGGAAAGCCCACCACCTTCAGCTCCATCAGATCAGTTCTCCCTAGAATTCTGTTCATTTGTGTCAGCCTGGTAATGAACTATATGTGTTCATGTGATATTCTATTTTGTTACTTTGGTGTGTTGCAATTTTGACTTTGTCAGCCTTTAGGTGTAAATGTTTTCTCTTTCTGTCATGTAAACTTTTGATTTTTGGACTACCAGCCATttcaatgtttttattgttttaaagcctttataggtatattttttttaccccAAGTTGTGTACCTAGTAAGTTAAAGTTGCTGTTTGGTTCTTGAGTAGCCTAATCCCAC
It encodes the following:
- the LOC126689839 gene encoding probable disease resistance protein At5g66890 → CPIELCESDRDIARSCEDDPEANSSRNHGTEISVNLNINIQEQKDSNWDRPRAFCAVRRPPIFTVGFDMPMKELKTLLLKDEVHQLLLTAPAGSGKTTLVQMLCQDEKIKGMFANNILFVNVSKTPDVKVIVQNLFSYKGYQPKYQIQSEEDAICQLPQMLSHIGPNPILLILDDVWLGSEFLFEKFKFNIPNYKILVTSRTAFPRFKHTYNLRQLNDVDAMTLFCHSAFLQDESSYIPEEDIKKIVRGCGGFPLVLKMIGGSLCGQHAVVWHSRLLKWSDGHFFFNSDTELLPHLQKSLEFPDDKIIIKECFMDLGSFYAEQRISAAILIDMWEELYELDEDGIHAIANLQELTVRNLANLEMTRKDASEVRSYYNEDFVTQHNILRELALHQSSQEPIGQRKRLIMNISGTNLPKWWMEQKQQPINARLLSISTDESFLGSWCNIQAPKVEVLVLNFQTKNYTLPEFVEKANELKVLIVSNCGFFHAKIKNFQLLWSLPNLKRIRLEKISISSLCKTLVPLKSLRKISLFMCNIGDAFENCTIQGSYALPNLKEINIDYCNDLIELPVGLCDIVHLKRLCITNCHKLSILPKGIGKLVNLEVLRIRSCTDLSELPESIRSLHKLSILDISDCLSISKLPKYIGELCNLKVLNMKGCLRLCNPLPESTIDLKQLMIVVCDEERAKLWEPIKDVLTKLNIEVAKKDINLNWLLK